A single window of Salvia splendens isolate huo1 chromosome 8, SspV2, whole genome shotgun sequence DNA harbors:
- the LOC121742909 gene encoding uncharacterized protein LOC121742909 gives MEAEVVEILLPKNKPNLSRRDSWNEANLEVKSYGSGLKWVFLDYSSLWRAGLSWSVFFVLNIGVPLVSHFVFSCSDCDPSHQRPFDAITQLSLSLFAAISFLSISSFAQKYGLRRFLFLNRLSEETEKVQQGYTHQLHRSMKLLWAFVLPCFLADSVYKIWWFSTGGDQIPYVYNIYLSKSIVCILLMCSWLYRVSICFLVCVLFRLTCYLQLLRLDEFAKVFERESEVATILVDHLSIRRNLRVISHRFRLFILSTLILVTISQFASLLVTTEPRSNVNIATAGELALCSMTLVTGLFICLRSAAKITHKAQAVTCLAAKWHACATISSFDELDDVTPPAQVASAAAAVVDWDTDNEEGDGDDELDNTNLVPIYANTVSYQKRQALVTYFEHNRAGITVYGFMLDRTWLHTIFAIQLSLTLWILNKTIGIS, from the exons ATGGAGGCGGAAGTGGTAGAGATTCTGTTGCCGAAGAACAAACCGAATCTATCGCGGCGAGATTCTTGGAACGAAGCGAATCTAGAGGTGAAGAGCTACGGATCAGGTCTGAAATGGGTGTTTCTAGATTATTCTAGTCTCTGGAGAGCTGGGCTCTCGTGGTCCGTATTCTTTGTGCTGAACATCGGCGTTCCCCTCGTCTCCCACTTCGTATTCTCTTGCTCCGACTGCGACCCCAGCCACCAGAGGCCCTTCGATGCAATCACTCagctctccctctccctcttcgCCGCCATCTCCTTCCTCAGCATCTCTTCCTTCGCACAGAAATACGGCCTCCGCAGGTTTCTCTTCCTCAATAGGCTGTCTGAAGAAACTGAAAAGGTTCAGCAAGGCTACACTCACCAGCTTCAT AGATCGATGAAGCTGCTGTGGGCGTTCGTGCTCCCCTGTTTCTTAGCAGACAGCGTGTACAAAATATGGTGGTTTAGCACAGGAGGAGACCAGATTCCATATGTATACAACATCTACTTGAGCAAATCCATCGTCTGCATCCTCCTCATGTGCTCGTGGCTCTACCGCGTATCAATCTGCTTCCTCGTCTGCGTCCTCTTCCGCCTCACCTGCTACCTCCAGCTCCTCAGACTAGACGAGTTTGCTAAGGTCTTCGAAAGAGAATCTGAGGTGGCCACCATCTTGGTAGACCATCTCAGCATCAGAAGAAATCTCCGTGTCATTAGCCACCGGTTTAGGCTCTTCATCTTGTCTACTCTGATCCTAGTCACCATAAGCCAATTCGCTTCCTTGCTCGTCACCACCGAGCCTAGATCAAACGTTAACATAGCCACCGCAGGCGAACTCGcg CTATGTTCCATGACATTGGTGACAGGGCTGTTTATCTGCTTGCGAAGTGCTGCGAAGATCACGCACAAGGCGCAAGCAGTTACGTGCTTAGCTGCTAAGTGGCATGCCTGTGCCACGATTAGCTCGTTCGATGAATTAGACGACGTGACTCCTCCGGCTCAGGTTGCTTCAGCAGCGGCGGCTGTTGTGGATTGGGATACGGATaatgaagaaggagatggagatgaTGAGTTGGATAACACCAACTTAGTTCCTATTTATGCCAATACTGTTTCTTACCAGAAGAGGCAAGCTCTAG TGACATATTTTGAGCACAACAGAGCTGGGATCACGGTGTATGGATTTATGCTGGACAGAACTTGGCTGCACACTATATTTGCCATACAACTTTCACTCACACTCTGGATCTTGAACAAGACTATTGGGATTTCCTAA
- the LOC121744281 gene encoding protein diaphanous homolog 1-like, whose amino-acid sequence MATLVTLLVALAVTANSAAAVDYISAASTILQCADFLRNPNPTAPGGKCCTAAKQLLALGDAKTLCDALKPLTSTFLPTKAKLLPDICNLPVFSPLVTCLAPSSSAKADSLLPPLGPLPHLPLPLPLPPIFQLPPLGPLPHLPPLGPLPPIFQLPPIISLPPFLPTPPSTA is encoded by the exons ATGGCAACGTTGGTAACATTGTTGGTTGCATTAGCGGTGACGGCGAATTCTGCGGCGGCGGTGGACTACATAAGTGCGGCTTCCACCATACTCCAATGCGCAGACTTCCTGCGCAATCCTAATCCGACGGCGCCCGGAGGCAAATGCTGCACTGCAGCCAAACAGCTGCTTGCTTTAGGCGACGCCAAGACTTTGTGCGACGCTCTTAAACCCCTCACCTCCACCTTTCTCCCTACCAAGGCCAAACTGCTTCCCGACATCTGCAATCTCCCCGTCTTCTCCCCCCTCGTCACTTGCCT TGCTCCGTCGTCGAGTGCCAAGGCTGACTCTCTTCTGCCGCCGCTGGGTCCTCTACCGCATCTGCCTCTGCCTCTGCCTCTGCCGCCCATTTTTCAATTGCCTCCGTTGGGTCCTCTGCCTCATCTGCCACCGCTGGGTCCTCTTCCTCCCATTTTTCAATTGCCACCGATTATTTCTCTTCCTCCGTTCCTTCCAACTCCTCCTTCGACGGCGTAG
- the LOC121746034 gene encoding RPM1-interacting protein 4-like, with amino-acid sequence MQQQSHLHVPKFGNWDGDNVPYTAFFENARKEKASGIRINPNDPQQNPEAFLPVAPSLSISPDNEPSPVLPRFGRHRTTYEQQDGSRTTMSSGSSSNGSSANPVLKPNHHHKKSDSNYADDFSHRSVSVPKFGQWDENDPRSGEGFTVIFNKVKEEKHIAAAKFPPVPLHITNNYQPSREKETTKKCCCLF; translated from the exons ATGCAGCAGCAATCGCATCTTCATGTGCCTAAGTTCGGAAACTGGGATGGTGACAACGTGCCCTACACCGCCTTCTTTGAGAATGCGCGCAAAGAAAAAGCAAGCGGGATAAGAATCAATCCAAACGATCCACAGCAGAACCCGGAGGCCTTCCTTCCAGTTGCACCCTCTCTCAGTATAAGCCCGGATAATGAGCCATCACCGGTTTTGCCAAGGTTTGGTAGACACAGAACCACTTACGAACAGCAGGATGGTAGCCGCACCACAATGTCCTCGGGATCAAGCAGTAATGGTAGTTCTGCCAATCCAGTCCTTAAGCCCAACCATCACCACAAAAAATCAGACAGTAACTATGCTGATGACTTT TCGCACAGATCAGTGTCGGTTCCAAAATTCGGGCAATGGGATGAAAATGATCCGAGATCAGGGGAAGGATTTACTGTAATTTTCAACAAAGTGAAGGAGGAAAAACACATAGCTGCAGCTAAGTTTCCTCCTGTTCCACTACATATTACCAACAATTATCAGCCTAGCCGCGAAAAGGAGACCACAAAG aaatgttGCTGCCTTTTTTGA
- the LOC121746035 gene encoding stigma-specific STIG1-like protein 1, translating into MRWLKLIMLLAMIILMLAEVEAAEAEAASLGGVSRFLAERSIKCNKYPKICRARGSSGPDCCKKRCVNVGTDRVNCGRCGHKCKFSEICCKGKCVNPFTHKKHCGGCGNKCDQGTKCTFGLCSYAN; encoded by the coding sequence ATGAGGTGGCTTAAGTTGATAATGTTGTTGGCAATGATAATTCTCATGTTGGCGGAAGTGGAAGCAGCAGAGGCGGAGGCAGCGTCGCTCGGTGGAGTGAGCCGTTTCCTGGCAGAAAGGAGCATCAAGTGCAACAAGTACCCCAAAATATGCCGAGCCAGGGGCAGCTCTGGGCCGGACTGCTGCAAGAAAAGATGCGTGAATGTTGGCACGGATAGAGTGAACTGTGGGAGATGCGGGCATAAGTGTAAGTTTTCAGAGATATGTTGCAAGGGGAAATGCGTCAACCCTTTCACGCACAAGAAGCACTGTGGAGGCTGCGGCAACAAGTGCGATCAAGGGACCAAATGCACCTTCGGATTATGCAGCTATGCTAATTGA